A genomic region of Melopsittacus undulatus isolate bMelUnd1 chromosome 5, bMelUnd1.mat.Z, whole genome shotgun sequence contains the following coding sequences:
- the LOC117436187 gene encoding LOW QUALITY PROTEIN: ferredoxin-fold anticodon-binding domain-containing protein 1-like (The sequence of the model RefSeq protein was modified relative to this genomic sequence to represent the inferred CDS: inserted 1 base in 1 codon; deleted 2 bases in 1 codon): protein MATAFIFHRGFLEPNSNYPVGTLKEKLAAELRQAFLLQNIDSCLPLLHQGQLNGVCHSNIFWLILNPEETPSTEEMSDGLAHAVSFHRVDFCKDKNGWVGVQEGWHVSKQYYLRPSILPYAQAIIQREAFLPETLYVISGLVFGKCFIPPCSVPVFHEMVFVSAINRGTEKTYIQMLVNDIKTIIYSLHKTVSSIKLSLNLQEAMSFETTELNEFAALESQLSRIQYLICVETDTSASHDKGSCVGVTSRAHDELGSSELVAVFASLNLDLLATLICRRSDWQMLWTSNNRFFHHQFPRGELRLFQSFSLHPPSYVHDVSFWVPDGEQLDAVAFHSTARQVRCEPVPSMQLMXQCQQSEPGRRSCCSRLTFQCCARG from the exons ATGGCCACcgcttttatttttcacagggGTTTCCTAGAACCAAATTCAAATTATCCAGTAGGGACACTAAAGGAGAAGCTGGCTGCAGAGCTTCGCCAGGCCTTTCTGTTACAAAACATTGActcctgccttcctctgctccaccaAGGTCAACTCAATGGTGTCTGTCACTCGAATATCTTTTGGCTCATTCTGAACCCAGAGGAGACTCCAAGCACTGAAGAAATGTCTGATGGGCTGGCACATGCAGTTTCGTTTCACCGTGTTGATTTTTGCAAGGATAAGAATGGCTGGGTGGGTGTGCAAGAGGGATGGCACGTTTCAAAGCAGTATTATCTTAGACCTTCCATTCTACCTTATGCTCAGGCAATAATACAAAGAGAAGCTTTTCTCCCAGAGACACTTTATGTTATTTCTGGACTGGTTTTCGGGAAGTGTTTTATCCCTCCTTGCTCCGTGCCTGTTTTTCATGAGATGGTTTTTGTAAGTGCCATTAACAGAGGTACAGAGAAAACCTATATCCAGATGCTGGTGAATGACATTAAAACCATCATATATTCGCTTCACAAAACTGTTTCCAGCATTAAACTGAGT CTAAACCTGCAGGAAGCAATGAGCTTTGAAACAACTGAGCTAAATGAGTTTGCCGCTTTGGAATCTCAGCTTAGTAGAATTCAGTACTTAATCTGTGTAGAGACAGATACTTCAGCCTCCCATGACAAGGGCTCCTGTGTAGGAGTTACAAGCAGAGCTCATGATGAGCTAGGAAGCAGTGAACTGGTTGCTGTCTTTGCTTCATTGAATCTTGACCTCCTGGCCACGCTGATCTGTAGAAGAAGTGATTGGCAAATGCTCTGGACATCGAACAATCGGTTCTTCCACCATCAGTTTCCTAGGGGAGAATTAAGGCTCTTCCAGAGTTTTTCTCTCCATCCACCTTCCTATGTTCATGATGTCAGCTTTTGGGTTCCTGATGGGGAACAGTTGGATGCAGTTGCttttcacagcactgccaggcaggTGCGGTGTGAACCGGTCCCATCCATGCAGTTAA GCCAGTGCCAGCAGTCAGAGCCAGGccggaggagctgctgctccaggctgacctttcagtgctgtgccaggggctga
- the LOC117436188 gene encoding LOW QUALITY PROTEIN: ferredoxin-fold anticodon-binding domain-containing protein 1-like (The sequence of the model RefSeq protein was modified relative to this genomic sequence to represent the inferred CDS: inserted 1 base in 1 codon; deleted 2 bases in 1 codon): MATAFIFHRGFLEPNSNYPVGTLKEKLAAELRQAFLLQNIDSCLPLLHQGQLNGVCHSNIFWLILNPEETPSTEEMSDGLAHAVSFHRVDFCKDKNGWVGVQEGWHVSKQYYLRPSILPYAQAIIQREAFLPETLYVISGLVFGKCFIPPCSVPVFHEMVFVSAINRGTEKTDIQMLVNDIKTIIYSLHKTVSSIKLSLNLQEAMSFETTELNEFAALESQLSRIQYLICVETDTSASHDKGSCVGVTSTAHDELGSSELVAVFASLNLDLLATLICGRSDWQMLWTSNNRFFHHQFPRGELRLFQSFSLHPPSYVHDVSFWVPDGEQLDAVAFHSTARQVRCEPVPSMQLMXQCQQSEPGRRSCCSRLTFQCCARG, encoded by the exons ATGGCCACcgcttttatttttcacagggGTTTCCTAGAACCAAATTCAAATTATCCAGTAGGGACACTAAAGGAGAAGCTGGCTGCAGAGCTTCGCCAGGCCTTTCTGTTACAAAACATTGActcctgccttcctctgctccaccaAGGTCAACTCAATGGTGTCTGTCACTCGAATATCTTTTGGCTCATTCTGAACCCAGAGGAGACTCCAAGCACTGAAGAAATGTCTGATGGGCTGGCACATGCAGTTTCGTTTCACCGTGTTGATTTTTGCAAGGATAAGAATGGCTGGGTGGGTGTGCAAGAGGGATGGCACGTTTCAAAGCAGTATTATCTTAGACCTTCCATTCTACCTTATGCTCAGGCAATAATACAAAGAGAAGCTTTTCTCCCAGAGACACTTTATGTTATTTCTGGACTGGTTTTCGGGAAGTGTTTTATCCCTCCTTGCTCCGTGCCTGTTTTTCATGAGATGGTTTTTGTAAGTGCCATTAACAGAGGTACAGAGAAAACCGATATCCAGATGCTGGTGAATGACATTAAAACCATCATATATTCGCTTCACAAAACTGTTTCCAGCATTAAACTGAGT CTAAACCTGCAGGAAGCAATGAGCTTTGAAACAACTGAGCTAAATGAGTTTGCCGCTTTGGAATCTCAGCTTAGTAGAATTCAGTACTTAATCTGTGTAGAGACAGATACTTCAGCCTCCCATGACAAGGGCTCCTGTGTAGGAGTTACAAGCACAGCTCATGATGAGCTAGGAAGCAGTGAACTGGTTGCTGTCTTTGCTTCATTGAATCTTGACCTCCTGGCCACGCTGATCTGTGGAAGAAGTGATTGGCAAATGCTCTGGACATCGAACAATCGGTTCTTCCACCATCAGTTTCCTAGGGGAGAATTAAGGCTCTTCCAGAGTTTTTCTCTCCATCCACCTTCCTATGTTCATGATGTCAGCTTTTGGGTTCCTGATGGGGAACAGTTGGATGCAGTTGCttttcacagcactgccaggcaggTGCGGTGTGAACCGGTCCCATCCATGCAGTTAA GCCAGTGCCAGCAGTCAGAGCCAGGccggaggagctgctgctccaggctgacctttcagtgctgtgccaggggctga